A window of the Streptomyces formicae genome harbors these coding sequences:
- a CDS encoding carbohydrate ABC transporter permease, translating to MTPRMGADSAVKARPSLAARIAARTGGGAMRVLLVLVGLFWLMPTVGLLLSSLRSPADITASGWWEVFTAPAQLTTENYTRLLENDTITDSLVSTVLITVPATVLVVVIGSLAGYAFAWMEFPGRDWWFLVVVGLLVVPVQVALVPVSKLFGEIGIFETTAGVVLFHVAFGLPFAIFLLRNFFAEIPRELLEAARLDGAGEIRLFTRVVMPLGAPAIASLGIFQFLWVWNDMLVALIFADSDSPPITVALQQQVRQFGNNIDVLAPGAFVSMVIPLAVFFAFQRQFVSGVMAGAVK from the coding sequence ATGACGCCGCGAATGGGCGCCGACAGCGCCGTGAAGGCGAGGCCGTCGCTCGCCGCGCGCATCGCCGCCCGCACCGGTGGCGGGGCCATGCGGGTCCTCCTCGTCCTGGTCGGGCTGTTCTGGCTGATGCCGACCGTCGGGCTGCTGCTCTCCTCGCTCCGCTCGCCCGCCGACATCACCGCGAGCGGCTGGTGGGAGGTGTTCACCGCCCCCGCGCAGCTCACCACCGAGAACTACACCCGGCTGCTGGAGAACGACACGATCACCGACTCGCTCGTCTCCACGGTCCTGATCACCGTCCCGGCCACGGTCCTGGTCGTCGTGATCGGCTCGCTCGCCGGATACGCCTTTGCGTGGATGGAATTCCCAGGCCGCGACTGGTGGTTCCTGGTGGTCGTCGGGCTGCTCGTCGTCCCCGTACAGGTGGCCCTCGTGCCGGTGTCGAAGCTCTTCGGCGAGATCGGGATCTTCGAGACGACGGCCGGGGTCGTGCTCTTCCACGTCGCCTTCGGTCTCCCCTTCGCGATCTTCCTGCTGCGCAACTTCTTCGCGGAGATCCCGAGGGAGCTGCTGGAGGCGGCCCGGCTCGACGGGGCGGGTGAGATCCGGCTGTTCACCAGGGTCGTGATGCCGCTCGGCGCCCCCGCGATCGCCTCACTCGGCATCTTCCAGTTCCTCTGGGTCTGGAACGACATGCTGGTCGCGCTGATCTTCGCGGACTCGGACTCCCCGCCGATCACGGTCGCGCTCCAGCAGCAGGTCCGGCAGTTCGGCAACAACATCGATGTGCTCGCGCCCGGCGCGTTCGTCTCGATGGTGATTCCGCTCGCCGTGTTCTTCGCGTTCCAGCGGCAGTTCGTGTCCGGGGTGATGGCGGGCGCGGTCAAGTAG
- a CDS encoding glycosyltransferase has product MSSSGTTGTPDVTVVLSVREAERRLTRSLDSLAGQTLGLDRIEILVAGDSRAGAGLAADALAGDPWADEEELERFSASRLATVGAAVERARGRYLLFLRSGDFLGREALTRLVDAADIHGADVVYAKTAGATAEVFARTAHRVPHAAPGLPWELSGTKLFRREPVERHGLRFADELPAALAAQAFTLEALFRARGISVLADYDYCFASATNHTDPAPGIEDLLRGTAAAMAVTARFTEPGQLRDGFHHRHFARELDPLTGPALLEVAEPVRRRVFAGLRRLVTDHLSDAVLTRLPPGLRLRLSYVRAGDLPGLVSVVRYEAGHGVPPLRTDLVSAGWRRTGPVRHTLVVTARSPLPGLGTLAEAPVRLTGTRPGAGRIVLRPAPDGCGTEIEVRIPADAFPPGRTRFGLRTALLGTEHQATVPAGAPPRRAHGLRGLRPYRLHVAADGTRGLVVAVAPLGRRRRPRSAPTA; this is encoded by the coding sequence ATGAGCTCATCGGGCACCACCGGCACACCCGACGTCACCGTCGTCCTCTCGGTCCGCGAGGCTGAGCGGCGCCTCACCCGGTCCCTCGACTCGCTCGCCGGGCAGACCCTCGGACTGGACCGCATCGAGATCCTCGTCGCCGGCGACAGCCGAGCGGGCGCCGGCCTGGCCGCCGACGCCCTGGCCGGCGACCCCTGGGCCGACGAGGAAGAGCTGGAACGGTTCTCCGCGAGCCGTCTCGCCACCGTCGGGGCAGCCGTCGAACGCGCCCGCGGGCGCTATCTCCTCTTTCTCCGCTCCGGCGACTTCCTCGGCCGCGAGGCGCTCACCCGCCTCGTCGACGCGGCCGACATCCACGGCGCCGATGTCGTCTACGCCAAGACCGCCGGCGCGACCGCCGAGGTCTTCGCGCGCACCGCACACCGCGTCCCCCACGCCGCCCCCGGGCTGCCCTGGGAGCTGTCCGGCACCAAGCTGTTCCGCCGGGAGCCGGTCGAACGGCACGGGCTGCGCTTCGCCGACGAACTCCCGGCCGCGCTCGCGGCGCAGGCGTTCACGCTCGAAGCGCTGTTCCGGGCCCGGGGCATCTCCGTACTGGCCGATTACGACTACTGCTTCGCCTCCGCCACGAACCACACCGACCCGGCCCCCGGAATCGAGGACCTGTTGCGCGGCACCGCCGCGGCGATGGCCGTCACCGCCCGCTTCACCGAGCCCGGTCAGCTCCGCGACGGCTTCCACCACCGCCACTTCGCCCGGGAGCTGGACCCGTTGACCGGCCCCGCCCTCCTGGAAGTGGCCGAGCCGGTCCGCCGCAGGGTCTTCGCCGGGCTGCGCAGGCTGGTCACGGACCACCTCAGCGACGCCGTGCTGACCAGGCTGCCGCCGGGACTCCGGCTGCGCCTGTCGTACGTACGCGCCGGCGACCTGCCGGGCCTGGTCTCGGTCGTCCGGTACGAGGCCGGGCACGGCGTACCGCCCCTGCGCACCGACCTCGTCTCCGCCGGCTGGCGGCGCACCGGGCCCGTCCGGCACACCCTCGTCGTCACCGCCCGCAGCCCGCTGCCCGGCCTCGGCACACTCGCCGAGGCCCCGGTGCGGCTCACCGGCACCCGGCCGGGCGCCGGGCGGATCGTACTGCGCCCGGCGCCCGACGGCTGCGGTACGGAGATCGAGGTGCGGATCCCCGCCGACGCCTTCCCGCCCGGCCGCACCCGGTTCGGCCTGCGCACCGCCCTCCTCGGCACCGAACACCAGGCCACCGTCCCCGCCGGAGCCCCGCCCCGGCGGGCCCACGGCCTGCGCGGCCTGCGCCCGTACCGGCTGCACGTCGCCGCGGACGGCACCCGCGGACTCGTCGTCGCCGTCGCGCCGCTGGGCCGTCGGCGGCGGCCCCGCAGTGCTCCGACTGCGTGA